The nucleotide window GCCGGGCGCCCCTCGGCGTCGCGCAGCCGGCCGGCCTCGACCTCGACGACGGGCCTGAGGTCGACCACCGCCAGTCCGGCGCTCTTGTGCGCCGTGGCGCGGCCGGCGCGGCCGGACGCCATGACGCTCGCCGGCATCGCCGCGAAGGGCGCCGGTCCGGTGCGCGCCCTGGGCGCGATGCCGGCGCCACCGGGCGCGGGTGGCGGCGCCGCGGCGTCGGCGAGCGCGAACGGCGGCGGCGACACCGCGAGCGGGGTGGCCTCCAGGGTCGCGGAAGCGAACATGTCCCAGCCGGACGGCGCCTCGACGGGCTGCGTCACCCGGCGCGTCTCGCCGCCCTCGTTGACCACCCGGCTGTCCACCGCCACGAACGCGGTGAACCGGCACAGCACCCCGTAGCGCAGGGAGGTGGCGACGATGCTCTTCTCCAGGTCGCTCTCGCCGGCCACGTACCGGTCCTCGAGCTCGCGCAGGCGTGCCCGGGCCCACTGCGCGGTCACGGCCGGCGCGGCGCAGTGCGACACCGGGACCCGGCGGACGAACTCCCGCTCGTCGCGGTCGCGGCCGCGCACCGTCAGCGCCGTGCCCGCCGCGCCGGTGTAGCGGCCGAAGACCACCAGCGGCACGCCGGGGAAGACGGTCCGCGGCGCCGCGGCCTCGACCGTGAAGCCCTCGCCGGCGACGGTGACGTCGGTGAGCGCGGGCGCGGCGATGCGCCGGTGGATCCGCTCCATCGCCTCGTCGAGGCGGTCCTCGCTCTCCACCAGCTCGCAGCGGCCGGCGCCGAGCGCGGCGATCCGGCCCAGGAACCCGGCGTTGACCGCCCGGTCGATGCCGACCGCGTGCACCCGGGTGGTGCCGATCAGCGGCGTGATCTCGGCGAGGATCTGGTCCTCGTTGCCGACCTGGCCGTCGGTGACCAGCACGAGGACCCGGTCCCGGCCGGTGGAGCCGGCGAGCAGGGTCAGCCCCTCGCGTAGCGGGGTGAGCAGCTCGGTGCCGCCGCGCGCGTCGGCGCGGGACAGGTGTTCGACCGCGCGGAAGCGGTGGCGGTCGCTCGCGTCCGACAGGCCACCGCCGAGGTCCGCGGGCCGGTCGACCACGTTGTCGAAGGTGAGCACCGCGAAGCGGTCGCCGGCGGTGAGTGTGTCGACCACCCGGGCGGCGGCGCGGCGGGCGGCGACCATCTTCCAGCCGCCCATGCTGCCGGAGCGGTCCAGCAGCAGCACGACGTCGCGTTCCCGCACGGTGCCGCCGTCGTCGTCCGGCGGCAGGAGCACCAGCTGGAAGGTGCCGTCGGGGTCGTCGGGGTCGTCGGGCACGCACATCGAGCCGGAGCCGTCGCCCGCGTACGGCAGGCGCAGGATGAAGTCGCGGTCGGCGCGCTCGCCCGGCGCGATCTCGATCCGGGTGCCCTCGCGCGTCACGGTGTGCAGGCTCGAGCGGATCTCGCCGAGCCCCAGCCCGGCCGGGTCGATGTCGACGCCGACGGTGAGCCGCAGGGGGTTGGGGAAGCCGGGCAGCAGCACCGGGGGAGTGATGCGGGAGGCGTCCGGGACCGCGTCGGTGTCGACGACCTGCCCCGATCCGACGGCCGGGCCGGGCAGCGGCGTGCCCGGCACGTAGCGCGGGGCCACGACCAGCGGGAACCGGAACGTGGCGGCGCCGTCCTCCCAGGGCAGCGGCCCGACCAGGATCAGCTCGACGGTGACCCGCTCGCCGGGCGGGATGTTGCCGGCGCGCATGGTGAAGACGTCGGGACGCTCCTCCTCGGCGATGGACGCGCGCCGTCCGGACTCGATCGCCCGGTCGTAGACCTCGCGGGCCGCCGCGCGCTCCCGCAGCTCCGCGATGACCGTGCGCCCGTCCGCGGTCATGGTCATGCCCGTCACCGCGGCGCGGTCGGGCAGCGGGAAGATGTAGGTCGCCTCGAGCGCGGTGTCGAAGGCGTTGACGAACTCGGTGGTCACCGTCGTGCGGGCGACCAGCCCGCTGATCGAGGCCCGCACGTCGAGGCGGTCCAGCGGAAGGTTGCCGCGATCGGTGTGCAAACAGCCGAGGCCGGCGTCG belongs to Amorphoplanes digitatis and includes:
- a CDS encoding VIT domain-containing protein; this encodes MTISVTPMDAAEIDRIRILPDAGLGCLHTDRGNLPLDRLDVRASISGLVARTTVTTEFVNAFDTALEATYIFPLPDRAAVTGMTMTADGRTVIAELRERAAAREVYDRAIESGRRASIAEEERPDVFTMRAGNIPPGERVTVELILVGPLPWEDGAATFRFPLVVAPRYVPGTPLPGPAVGSGQVVDTDAVPDASRITPPVLLPGFPNPLRLTVGVDIDPAGLGLGEIRSSLHTVTREGTRIEIAPGERADRDFILRLPYAGDGSGSMCVPDDPDDPDGTFQLVLLPPDDDGGTVRERDVVLLLDRSGSMGGWKMVAARRAAARVVDTLTAGDRFAVLTFDNVVDRPADLGGGLSDASDRHRFRAVEHLSRADARGGTELLTPLREGLTLLAGSTGRDRVLVLVTDGQVGNEDQILAEITPLIGTTRVHAVGIDRAVNAGFLGRIAALGAGRCELVESEDRLDEAMERIHRRIAAPALTDVTVAGEGFTVEAAAPRTVFPGVPLVVFGRYTGAAGTALTVRGRDRDEREFVRRVPVSHCAAPAVTAQWARARLRELEDRYVAGESDLEKSIVATSLRYGVLCRFTAFVAVDSRVVNEGGETRRVTQPVEAPSGWDMFASATLEATPLAVSPPPFALADAAAPPPAPGGAGIAPRARTGPAPFAAMPASVMASGRAGRATAHKSAGLAVVDLRPVVEVEAGRLRDAEGRPARERRDLLADLASRLGALIEGVPGDGLKGLRDLVERLRADGGLEEKWALARATLEAFASPPEHKAFWKR